In one window of Rathayibacter caricis DSM 15933 DNA:
- a CDS encoding TetR/AcrR family transcriptional regulator encodes MTEPSLRERSKERRRRAVQVAGMRLFAERGYEATTVSDIAAEAEVSTRSVSMYFDTKLDIALASSDAAAARLTAALAEAPSGAPVTEVFLAWLEREPALVGEEEWLLRSRMLERNPQLGSGGTDQARTMLRASADAVAADLGTTSDDVAVQVVLGVLAGVLYQFERLSAVAREDRRTLDVMRAAVDGAFAGVRRRG; translated from the coding sequence ATGACCGAACCGTCTCTCCGCGAGCGCAGTAAGGAGCGCCGCCGCCGCGCGGTGCAGGTGGCCGGCATGCGCCTGTTCGCCGAGCGCGGCTACGAGGCCACGACCGTCTCGGACATCGCGGCGGAGGCGGAGGTGTCGACACGATCGGTCTCGATGTACTTCGACACCAAGCTCGACATCGCGCTCGCGTCCTCCGACGCCGCCGCCGCGCGGTTGACGGCGGCTCTCGCGGAAGCTCCGTCCGGAGCGCCGGTGACCGAGGTGTTCCTCGCCTGGCTCGAGCGCGAACCCGCGCTGGTCGGCGAGGAGGAGTGGCTCCTCCGTTCGCGGATGCTCGAGCGGAATCCCCAGCTGGGCTCGGGAGGAACGGACCAGGCGCGGACGATGCTGCGCGCGTCGGCCGACGCCGTCGCCGCCGATCTCGGGACGACTTCCGACGACGTCGCGGTCCAGGTGGTGCTGGGAGTGCTCGCGGGGGTGCTCTACCAGTTCGAGCGGCTCAGCGCCGTCGCCCGCGAGGACCGGCGGACTCTGGACGTGATGCGGGCGGCGGTCGACGGCGCGTTCGCGGGTGTCCGGCGGCGGGGCTGA
- a CDS encoding TetR/AcrR family transcriptional regulator, which translates to MTEPGDQARAPATGSTRKRGPYANGQQRREEFVSTALELFASQGFQRLSLRRIAEALGVSHAALSYHFSSKEELLEAVFEEQAQRERPALEQGLAERGILDLLPDLLEANKEIPELIRLDVTILAEAVRSDHSAHAWADQRMEDGIAAIAAGLAVEKSRGRLRADLDPEVTAHQIAAMVRGLQLQWLYRRDLPLGEHLRSYLDLLRP; encoded by the coding sequence ATGACGGAGCCCGGCGACCAGGCGCGCGCACCGGCGACGGGCTCGACCCGCAAGCGCGGCCCGTACGCGAACGGCCAGCAGCGCCGCGAGGAGTTCGTCTCGACGGCTCTCGAGCTCTTCGCCTCCCAGGGTTTCCAGCGCCTCTCGCTCCGCAGGATCGCCGAGGCGCTGGGCGTGAGCCACGCCGCGCTCTCCTACCACTTCTCGTCGAAGGAGGAGCTGCTCGAGGCCGTCTTCGAGGAGCAGGCGCAGCGCGAGCGGCCGGCTCTCGAGCAGGGCCTCGCCGAGCGCGGGATCCTGGATCTCCTGCCGGATCTGCTCGAGGCGAACAAGGAGATCCCGGAGCTGATCCGACTCGACGTGACGATCCTCGCGGAGGCCGTCCGGAGCGACCACTCGGCGCACGCCTGGGCCGACCAGCGGATGGAGGACGGCATCGCGGCCATCGCGGCCGGCCTCGCGGTCGAGAAGTCCCGCGGACGGCTCCGCGCCGACCTCGACCCCGAGGTCACCGCGCACCAGATCGCGGCGATGGTGCGGGGGCTCCAACTGCAGTGGCTCTACCGCCGCGACCTCCCGCTCGGCGAGCACCTGCGGTCCTACCTCGACCTGCTCCGCCCCTGA
- a CDS encoding serine hydrolase domain-containing protein has translation MTTVHGHVEPGFERVADAFLLNITDRDEVGAACSVVIDGTSVVDVWAGTGRDGAPWTRATRTAVFSVSKAVTAICLLMAADRGLLDLDAPVASYWPEFATHGKGAITVRHALAHRTGVIGFTQPWSAESLAAWDPIVEDLAGQSPLWEPDTAFAYHPVSVGFLAGEVLRRATGLRPSEWLARYVTEPLGLLMTYGADADHPELAPVVLPARGTLEIPLSLQDHEQLVLRSVLADGAYGPDLFSAATTARFLGPESPAANVVTRARDLARLFSAVVSTVDGVRLVGDSVLEEATRPLSYGKPFLGPDKGDVWGTGFMLHSARRGMAGPGSFGHDGAGGHLAFAHPGLGLGFGYHTSRAGGDDDIRAEALCAALRESL, from the coding sequence ATGACGACGGTGCACGGCCACGTGGAGCCCGGTTTCGAGCGGGTCGCCGACGCGTTCCTCCTCAACATCACCGACCGCGACGAGGTCGGTGCGGCCTGCTCGGTCGTGATCGACGGCACCTCCGTGGTGGACGTGTGGGCGGGCACAGGCCGGGACGGCGCTCCGTGGACGCGGGCCACGCGCACGGCGGTGTTCTCGGTCAGCAAGGCCGTCACGGCGATCTGCCTCCTGATGGCCGCCGACCGCGGCCTCCTCGATCTCGATGCGCCGGTCGCCTCCTACTGGCCCGAGTTCGCCACCCACGGCAAGGGCGCGATCACGGTCCGGCACGCGCTCGCCCACCGCACCGGCGTCATCGGCTTCACGCAGCCGTGGAGCGCGGAGTCGCTCGCCGCGTGGGACCCGATCGTCGAGGACCTCGCGGGGCAGTCGCCGCTCTGGGAGCCGGACACCGCGTTCGCCTACCACCCCGTCTCGGTCGGCTTCCTCGCCGGCGAGGTCCTCCGCCGGGCGACGGGGCTCCGCCCCTCCGAGTGGCTCGCGCGGTACGTCACGGAGCCGCTCGGCCTGCTGATGACCTACGGAGCGGACGCCGACCACCCGGAGCTCGCTCCGGTCGTCCTCCCCGCGCGGGGGACCCTCGAGATCCCCCTGTCCCTGCAGGACCACGAACAGCTCGTGCTGCGCTCGGTCCTCGCCGACGGCGCCTACGGCCCCGACCTCTTCTCGGCCGCCACCACCGCCCGCTTCCTCGGCCCCGAGAGCCCGGCGGCGAACGTCGTCACCCGCGCGCGCGACCTCGCCCGGCTGTTCTCGGCCGTCGTGAGCACGGTCGACGGCGTCCGGCTCGTCGGCGACTCCGTGCTCGAGGAGGCGACGCGGCCGCTCTCGTACGGGAAGCCGTTCCTCGGTCCCGACAAGGGCGACGTCTGGGGAACGGGCTTCATGCTCCACTCCGCCCGGCGCGGCATGGCCGGCCCCGGCAGCTTCGGACACGACGGCGCGGGCGGTCACCTCGCGTTCGCGCACCCGGGACTGGGCCTCGGATTCGGCTACCACACGTCCCGCGCGGGCGGCGACGACGACATCCGGGCCGAAGCGCTCTGCGCCGCCCTGCGCGAGTCGCTCTGA
- a CDS encoding PP2C family protein-serine/threonine phosphatase has product MTQNAPIDRSVARERIRLAALDDLHIVGTGPEERFDRVTRMAKELFGVPIAEINFIDQQHQFTKSPQRPGGSHFTPRTDSFCDVVVQQPDIVVVQDALEDPRFSERGTVTGPPHVRFYAGRPLSVADGARVGTICLVDTAPRDLSGEDQELLDELGRWVERELVEQRAADHAGWTQRQMLPAPVRVDGYSFAGFTRPHSEVAGDYFSVDVLEGRVDATLADVMGKGVSAALVASAVRSAFQARRGWEPGAAVTAVNEQLLADLSATGTFATLVHTSLDTRTGELHYADAGHGLTVIVRADGTAERLTSFDFPIGIGEDVGWEARATTLLPGDTLLSCSDGALDLYDGTLAALDELAALVRSCADDGELFAAVHDLIESVPPDDDVTLLVLRRDEEEGGER; this is encoded by the coding sequence GTGACGCAGAATGCGCCGATCGATCGGTCGGTGGCGCGGGAGCGGATCCGGCTCGCGGCACTCGACGACCTGCACATCGTGGGCACCGGTCCGGAGGAGCGGTTCGACCGGGTCACGCGGATGGCCAAGGAGCTGTTCGGCGTGCCGATCGCCGAGATCAACTTCATCGACCAGCAGCACCAGTTCACCAAGTCGCCGCAGCGGCCGGGAGGGTCCCACTTCACTCCGCGGACCGACTCCTTCTGCGACGTCGTCGTGCAGCAGCCCGACATCGTCGTCGTGCAGGACGCGCTCGAGGACCCGCGGTTCTCGGAGCGGGGCACGGTCACCGGTCCGCCGCACGTGCGCTTCTACGCCGGCCGCCCGCTCAGCGTGGCCGACGGCGCGCGGGTGGGCACCATCTGCCTGGTCGACACGGCGCCGCGCGACCTCAGCGGCGAGGACCAGGAGCTCCTCGACGAGCTCGGCCGGTGGGTGGAGCGCGAGCTCGTGGAGCAGCGCGCGGCCGACCACGCGGGCTGGACGCAGCGGCAGATGCTGCCCGCGCCGGTGCGCGTCGACGGCTACTCCTTCGCGGGATTCACGCGGCCCCACTCCGAGGTGGCCGGCGACTACTTCTCGGTCGACGTGCTCGAGGGGCGCGTCGACGCGACGCTCGCCGACGTCATGGGCAAGGGCGTGTCCGCGGCTCTCGTCGCCTCGGCCGTCCGCTCGGCGTTCCAGGCCCGACGCGGCTGGGAGCCCGGCGCGGCCGTGACCGCGGTCAACGAGCAACTGCTCGCCGACCTGTCCGCGACGGGCACGTTCGCGACCCTCGTCCACACCAGCCTCGACACGCGGACCGGCGAGCTGCACTACGCCGACGCGGGCCACGGGCTGACCGTGATCGTCCGCGCCGACGGCACCGCCGAGCGGCTGACGTCGTTCGACTTCCCGATCGGGATCGGCGAGGACGTCGGATGGGAGGCGCGCGCGACGACGCTCCTCCCGGGCGACACGCTGCTCTCCTGCTCCGACGGGGCGCTGGACCTGTACGACGGCACCCTGGCGGCGCTCGACGAGCTGGCGGCCCTCGTCCGCTCGTGCGCCGACGACGGCGAGCTCTTCGCCGCGGTCCACGACCTCATCGAGTCGGTCCCGCCCGACGACGACGTCACTCTGCTGGTCCTCCGCCGGGACGAGGAAGAAGGAGGAGAGCGCTGA
- a CDS encoding BLUF domain-containing protein → MLSVTYVSTASETFGDADLAELLRQSRENNARSGLTGMLLFKNGRFMQVLEGEEEDVLERYRVIAADPRHTDVTQLLSESIEGRRFPQWSMGFPTPEDAELRRAPGYDAFFDSPQKRRSSWDEPSRAQLLLDWFRQRA, encoded by the coding sequence ATGCTGTCCGTCACCTACGTGAGCACGGCCTCCGAGACCTTCGGCGACGCCGACCTCGCCGAGCTGCTGCGGCAGAGCCGCGAGAACAACGCGCGCTCCGGTCTGACCGGGATGCTCCTGTTCAAGAACGGCCGCTTCATGCAGGTCCTCGAGGGCGAGGAGGAGGACGTGCTCGAGCGCTACCGCGTGATCGCGGCCGACCCGCGGCACACCGACGTCACCCAGCTGCTGAGCGAGTCGATCGAGGGCCGGCGCTTCCCGCAGTGGTCGATGGGCTTCCCGACGCCCGAGGACGCGGAGCTCCGGCGGGCGCCGGGCTACGACGCGTTCTTCGACTCCCCGCAGAAGCGCCGGAGCAGCTGGGACGAGCCGTCGCGGGCGCAGCTGCTGCTGGACTGGTTCCGGCAGCGGGCCTGA
- a CDS encoding Fic family protein — translation MYTAPELTDEELEVRREIRTVSDSLLHQVRQANRWTAPLRRMTIARNVQGSNSIEGITASVDEVGALAQGEQPPGVGDDTARALLGYQLAMTYALQLAQDPVVVDPTLLRSLHYMVTSHDLSVRPGRYRLGPVFVQQESTGDIVHEGAPAEDLPPLMEELTTTVRGTGDSLVDAAMAHLNFVLIHPFRDGNGRMARILQSLVLAADDDVSPVFLSTEEYLGRHTQAYYDVLAEVGCGEWAPGLVRPERARPWIRFMLTAHLNQAQERAFRIAAASEATTALSRMVLAAGVDDRALDALFDALLGATLTRGRYISSLAEVGATVSPQTATRDLATLAQAGLLEATGEKRGRAYTAAAPLLALRREVGLGRAWRHVDPFAGS, via the coding sequence ATGTACACCGCACCGGAGCTCACGGACGAGGAACTCGAGGTCCGCCGCGAGATCAGGACCGTGAGCGACTCCCTGCTGCACCAGGTGCGCCAGGCGAACCGCTGGACGGCACCGCTGCGCCGCATGACGATCGCGCGCAACGTGCAGGGGTCGAACAGCATCGAGGGCATCACCGCGAGCGTCGACGAGGTGGGCGCACTCGCCCAGGGCGAGCAGCCCCCAGGAGTGGGCGACGACACGGCGCGCGCCCTCCTCGGCTACCAGCTCGCGATGACCTACGCCCTCCAGCTCGCGCAGGATCCGGTGGTCGTCGACCCGACACTCCTGCGCAGCCTGCACTACATGGTGACGTCGCACGATCTGTCGGTGCGGCCCGGGCGCTACCGGCTCGGGCCGGTGTTCGTCCAGCAGGAGTCGACCGGGGACATCGTGCACGAAGGCGCGCCCGCCGAGGACCTCCCTCCGCTGATGGAGGAGCTGACCACGACCGTGCGCGGCACCGGCGACAGTCTCGTCGACGCGGCGATGGCGCACCTCAACTTCGTGCTCATCCACCCGTTCCGAGACGGCAACGGGCGCATGGCGCGCATCCTGCAGTCCCTCGTCCTGGCGGCCGACGACGACGTCTCGCCCGTCTTCCTCTCGACGGAGGAGTACCTCGGCCGCCACACCCAGGCGTACTACGACGTGCTCGCCGAGGTCGGCTGCGGGGAGTGGGCTCCGGGGCTCGTGCGTCCCGAACGTGCCCGCCCGTGGATCCGGTTCATGCTCACCGCGCACCTCAACCAGGCCCAGGAGCGAGCCTTCCGCATCGCCGCCGCGAGCGAGGCGACGACGGCCCTGAGCAGGATGGTCCTCGCGGCCGGCGTCGACGACCGCGCCCTGGACGCGCTGTTCGACGCCCTCCTCGGCGCGACGCTCACGAGAGGCCGCTACATCTCCTCGCTCGCCGAAGTGGGCGCGACGGTCAGCCCCCAGACCGCGACGCGCGACCTGGCGACGCTCGCGCAGGCTGGGCTCCTCGAGGCGACCGGCGAGAAGCGGGGGCGCGCTTACACCGCCGCAGCACCCCTTCTCGCCCTGCGACGCGAGGTCGGCCTCGGGCGGGCGTGGCGGCACGTGGATCCGTTCGCCGGCTCGTGA
- a CDS encoding Mur ligase family protein: MPDFSFLRPRSTAGAVLSELAATGARLEGPDVRVTSVTVSDREVEPGGLFAALPGRGAHGADFVERARAAGAVAVLTDEEGAARIAGLPVLVAPDPRRVLGRIAARVYGTDSARPPLFGVTGTNGKTTTVHLLTAVLEQLGRRVGHSSTATRRSGPVEIASRLTSPEAPELHALLARMVEDGVDAAALEVSAQALTRHRVDGLHFDVAGFTNLSHDHLDDYGGMDEYLRAKARLLHPSLSRRAVVLLDSPAGERMRDLAEVPVVTVASIAGTGADWRVEVLESTTTRTAFRLSGPGGSLTTSVPLVGRHMAADAGLALVMLLSAGHPLPALAEAVRDGIHARVPGRSLLVSGERGPRVYLDFSHTPDSIEKTVAALREVTPGRVIVVLGADGDRDPSKRAPMGRAAAEGADVVVVTDHHPRSEDPARIRRALLEGARLGGDVREIAEPAEAIRSALGSATDSDSVLWVGPGDTDYRLVRDVEVPYSPRRDAREALVELGWG, encoded by the coding sequence GTGCCGGACTTCTCGTTCCTCCGGCCGCGCTCGACGGCGGGGGCGGTGCTCTCGGAGCTCGCCGCGACGGGCGCGCGGCTCGAGGGCCCCGACGTCCGGGTGACGAGCGTGACCGTCAGCGACCGCGAGGTCGAGCCGGGCGGGCTGTTCGCCGCGCTGCCGGGGCGGGGCGCGCACGGTGCCGACTTCGTCGAGCGGGCTCGGGCGGCGGGCGCGGTCGCCGTGCTCACGGACGAGGAGGGGGCGGCGCGCATCGCCGGCCTGCCGGTGCTCGTCGCTCCGGATCCGCGGCGGGTCCTGGGACGGATCGCGGCGCGCGTCTACGGCACCGACTCCGCTCGGCCGCCGCTCTTCGGCGTGACGGGCACGAACGGCAAGACGACGACCGTGCACCTGCTGACGGCGGTGCTCGAGCAGCTCGGGAGGCGCGTCGGGCACAGCTCGACGGCGACGCGACGCAGCGGCCCCGTCGAGATCGCGAGTCGGCTCACCTCGCCCGAGGCGCCGGAGCTGCACGCGCTGCTGGCGCGCATGGTCGAGGACGGGGTGGACGCCGCCGCCCTCGAGGTGAGCGCGCAGGCGCTGACGCGGCACCGGGTCGATGGGCTGCACTTCGATGTCGCGGGATTCACCAACCTCAGCCACGACCACCTCGACGACTACGGCGGCATGGACGAGTACCTGCGGGCGAAAGCGCGGCTGCTGCATCCGTCGCTGTCGCGTCGGGCGGTGGTGCTGCTCGATTCGCCGGCGGGCGAGCGGATGCGCGACCTGGCCGAGGTGCCCGTGGTCACCGTCGCGTCGATCGCCGGCACCGGCGCGGACTGGCGGGTCGAGGTGCTCGAGTCGACGACGACGCGCACCGCGTTCCGGCTGAGCGGGCCCGGCGGCTCGCTGACCACCTCCGTCCCCCTCGTCGGCCGGCACATGGCGGCGGACGCGGGGCTCGCGCTGGTGATGCTGCTGTCGGCCGGGCATCCGCTCCCGGCGCTCGCCGAGGCGGTGCGCGACGGGATCCACGCGCGCGTGCCGGGCCGCTCGCTCCTGGTCTCGGGGGAGCGCGGGCCGCGGGTGTACCTCGACTTCTCGCACACGCCCGACTCGATCGAGAAGACGGTGGCGGCGCTGCGCGAGGTGACTCCGGGACGCGTGATCGTGGTGCTCGGAGCGGACGGCGACCGGGACCCCTCCAAGCGCGCACCGATGGGGCGGGCGGCGGCCGAGGGGGCGGACGTGGTCGTCGTGACCGACCACCACCCGCGGTCGGAGGATCCGGCGCGGATCCGCCGCGCCCTGCTCGAGGGCGCCCGGCTCGGCGGCGATGTGCGCGAGATCGCGGAGCCCGCGGAGGCGATCCGCTCAGCGCTGGGCTCGGCCACCGACTCCGACAGCGTGCTCTGGGTGGGGCCGGGCGACACGGACTACCGCCTGGTGCGCGATGTCGAGGTGCCGTACTCGCCGCGCCGCGACGCGCGCGAGGCACTCGTCGAGCTCGGCTGGGGCTGA
- a CDS encoding BLUF domain-containing protein, with amino-acid sequence MLSLVYSSRATAPFDEARLASLLQQSRADNARVDLTGMLLYRDGRFLQVLEGPDEAVRERMDAIEHDPRHESIRILLKETTTERLFPEWSMAYAAVPETAQPEGFRTTFEDLAGDRETSLTLPALRELVRWFQERPAA; translated from the coding sequence ATGCTCTCCCTCGTCTACTCCAGCCGCGCCACCGCCCCGTTCGACGAGGCGCGCCTCGCGTCGCTCCTGCAGCAGAGCCGCGCCGACAACGCGCGGGTCGACCTCACCGGCATGCTCCTGTACCGCGACGGCCGCTTCCTCCAGGTGCTCGAGGGCCCCGACGAGGCGGTGCGCGAGCGGATGGACGCCATCGAGCACGATCCCCGGCACGAGTCGATCCGCATCCTGCTCAAGGAGACGACGACCGAGCGCCTGTTCCCGGAGTGGTCGATGGCGTACGCCGCCGTGCCCGAGACCGCGCAGCCCGAGGGCTTCCGCACCACGTTCGAGGACCTCGCCGGCGACCGCGAGACGAGCCTGACCCTCCCGGCCCTGCGCGAGCTCGTCCGCTGGTTCCAGGAGCGCCCCGCCGCCTGA
- a CDS encoding AAA family ATPase, whose protein sequence is MLEESDRELMRVVSRYLKHVEKLAATEQIAERTPLGDAVSEHLGVDATTLSVTTEEVLPHRLVDADLALDVLSGADSSVLGVGGGEQRAHSSIGEMLANPYNRFAPGPVTYATRATGPDSDRRVIAFGVRLLRFEGVPVAVLQRDAMPQVGRETATLEILAADEGVVPAFVRRLHALMIEHSVLRGQVLSFAGTEFGRHAGAVFLPRPAVAASEVVLEEGVLDSVVDHVVGIGEHRAELLEAGQHLKRGLLLYGPPGTGKTLTVRHLLSRTPGTTAIVLTGSSIRFIGAAAEIARTFPPALVVLEDIDLVAMERSHSPQPLLFEVLDALDGLDGDADVAFVMTTNRVQVLERALAARPGRVDLGVEIPLPGLDARRRLFRRYADALPFSEAALDAAAERAEGTTGSFAKELMRRSVLAAALRGSAPGDGDLAAALEVLLSSAESLTRLLLGSPGERRDPEGDDVDPYDAGPHDAGPDGEVTTAGYSSSAMSSSYSVSYDDDQDV, encoded by the coding sequence ATGCTCGAGGAATCCGACCGGGAGCTGATGCGGGTCGTCTCCCGCTACCTCAAGCACGTCGAGAAGCTCGCCGCGACCGAGCAGATCGCCGAGCGCACGCCGCTCGGCGACGCCGTGAGCGAGCATCTCGGCGTCGACGCGACGACCCTGTCGGTCACGACCGAGGAGGTCCTCCCGCACCGCCTGGTCGACGCCGACCTCGCGCTCGACGTCCTCTCGGGAGCCGACTCCTCCGTCCTCGGCGTCGGCGGCGGCGAGCAGCGCGCCCACTCCTCGATCGGCGAGATGCTCGCGAACCCCTACAACCGGTTCGCGCCCGGCCCCGTGACGTACGCCACCCGCGCCACCGGGCCCGACTCCGACCGTCGCGTGATCGCGTTCGGCGTGCGCCTGCTCCGCTTCGAGGGCGTGCCGGTCGCCGTGCTGCAACGGGACGCGATGCCCCAGGTGGGTCGCGAGACCGCGACGCTCGAGATCCTCGCGGCCGACGAGGGGGTCGTGCCGGCGTTCGTCCGCCGCCTGCACGCGCTGATGATCGAGCACAGCGTGCTGCGCGGCCAGGTGCTCTCGTTCGCGGGCACCGAGTTCGGCCGTCACGCCGGAGCCGTCTTCCTCCCCCGTCCTGCGGTCGCCGCGAGCGAGGTCGTGCTCGAGGAGGGCGTGCTCGACTCCGTCGTCGACCACGTCGTCGGCATCGGCGAGCACCGCGCCGAGCTGCTCGAGGCGGGTCAGCACCTCAAGCGCGGCCTGCTGCTCTACGGCCCTCCCGGCACCGGCAAGACGCTCACGGTGCGCCACCTGCTCTCCCGCACCCCGGGGACCACTGCGATCGTGCTGACCGGGTCGAGCATCCGCTTCATCGGCGCCGCCGCCGAGATCGCGCGCACCTTCCCGCCCGCGCTGGTCGTGCTCGAGGACATCGACCTGGTGGCGATGGAGCGCTCGCACAGCCCGCAGCCGCTGCTGTTCGAGGTGCTCGACGCGCTCGACGGCCTCGACGGGGACGCCGACGTGGCCTTCGTGATGACCACGAACCGCGTGCAGGTGCTCGAGCGCGCCCTCGCCGCGCGTCCCGGCCGGGTCGACCTCGGCGTCGAGATCCCGCTCCCCGGACTCGACGCGCGCCGCCGCCTGTTCCGCCGGTACGCCGACGCCCTGCCGTTCAGCGAGGCGGCGCTCGATGCCGCGGCGGAGCGGGCGGAGGGGACGACCGGCTCGTTCGCGAAGGAGCTCATGCGCCGCAGCGTCCTCGCCGCCGCCCTCCGCGGCTCCGCACCCGGCGACGGCGACCTGGCGGCCGCGCTCGAGGTGCTGCTGTCGTCGGCGGAGTCGCTCACCCGCCTGCTCCTGGGCAGCCCGGGCGAGCGGCGGGATCCGGAGGGCGACGACGTCGACCCGTATGACGCCGGCCCGCACGACGCAGGTCCGGACGGCGAGGTGACGACCGCGGGGTACTCGTCGTCCGCGATGAGCAGCTCCTACTCGGTCTCGTACGACGACGACCAAGACGTCTGA
- a CDS encoding glucose-6-phosphate dehydrogenase: protein MTEQIGIPEATALEQQRRTVAILGAGGDLTERLLLPGLGRVAELARDSELTLVGAARTPQSDEEWQALVRRSLEDAGIAAHTVDDLASRARFVATDASDPEQLAALLDACPSTPVLYVALPPAMGHAVAESLGRIELPEDLVVAIEKPFGEDLDDAVSLNAALAAVIPEDRLWRIDHFLGNATVMGMLGLRFGNRLLEASWSAEHIEKVEIVYDETLGIEGRGKFYDGTGALRDMLQSHLLMVLALTVMERPDEVSPQDVHARMAEALGAVRLWRDDPATARRARYTEGRLDGRLLPSYVDEPDVDPEAGTETLAQLLLQVDVPRWAGVPFVLRSGKGIGDPRTEVAVHFRAATPPRGLRSGGEDAGTVLRLSLKGGDVGLDLFVNSADDLTDLERATLEAHPGTATLDAYGQVLAGILQGDTLLSVPGDVAEQCWRIVTPVLSHWADGAAPLEEYEAGSAGPEGW from the coding sequence ATGACCGAGCAGATCGGGATCCCCGAGGCCACCGCACTCGAGCAGCAGCGGCGCACCGTCGCGATCCTCGGGGCCGGAGGCGACCTCACCGAGCGGCTGCTGCTCCCGGGGCTGGGACGGGTCGCGGAGCTCGCGCGCGACTCCGAGCTCACCCTCGTCGGAGCCGCCCGCACGCCGCAGAGCGACGAGGAGTGGCAGGCGCTCGTCCGCCGCAGCCTCGAGGACGCGGGGATCGCGGCGCACACCGTCGACGACCTCGCCTCGCGGGCGCGCTTCGTCGCGACCGACGCCTCCGATCCGGAGCAGCTGGCGGCCCTGCTCGACGCCTGCCCGTCGACGCCCGTGCTCTACGTGGCGCTCCCGCCGGCCATGGGACACGCGGTCGCGGAGTCGCTGGGGCGGATCGAGCTGCCGGAGGACCTCGTCGTCGCGATCGAGAAGCCGTTCGGCGAGGACCTCGACGACGCCGTCTCGCTCAACGCCGCCCTCGCGGCCGTGATCCCCGAGGACCGCCTCTGGCGCATCGACCACTTCCTCGGCAACGCGACGGTGATGGGGATGCTGGGCCTGCGCTTCGGCAACCGGCTGCTCGAGGCGAGCTGGAGCGCCGAGCACATCGAGAAGGTCGAGATCGTCTACGACGAGACGCTCGGGATCGAGGGGCGCGGGAAGTTCTACGACGGCACCGGGGCGCTGCGCGACATGCTGCAGAGCCACCTGCTGATGGTGCTGGCGCTGACGGTGATGGAGCGGCCCGACGAGGTCTCTCCCCAGGACGTCCACGCCCGGATGGCGGAGGCGCTCGGTGCCGTCCGCCTCTGGCGCGACGACCCCGCCACGGCCCGCCGCGCCCGCTACACCGAGGGGCGTCTCGACGGCCGCCTGCTCCCCTCCTACGTCGACGAGCCCGACGTCGACCCCGAGGCCGGTACCGAGACGCTCGCGCAGCTCCTCCTCCAGGTCGACGTCCCGCGCTGGGCGGGCGTGCCGTTCGTGCTGCGCTCCGGCAAGGGGATCGGCGACCCTCGCACCGAGGTCGCCGTGCACTTCCGCGCCGCGACTCCGCCCCGGGGCCTCCGCTCGGGCGGGGAGGACGCCGGGACCGTTCTGCGCCTGTCGCTGAAGGGCGGCGACGTCGGGCTCGACCTGTTCGTGAACAGCGCCGACGACCTGACCGACCTCGAGCGCGCGACGCTGGAGGCGCATCCGGGAACCGCCACCCTCGACGCCTACGGGCAGGTGCTCGCGGGGATCCTGCAGGGCGACACCCTGCTGTCGGTGCCGGGCGACGTCGCCGAGCAGTGCTGGCGCATCGTCACTCCGGTGCTCTCGCACTGGGCCGACGGGGCGGCGCCGCTCGAGGAGTACGAGGCGGGGAGCGCGGGGCCGGAGGGCTGGTGA
- a CDS encoding NIPSNAP family protein has protein sequence MITIHLRYQIDPSLLDVFTDYATRWMALVDRFGGQHHGYFLPAEGDSDEAFALFTFPSLADYERYRIDSLTDPECIAAYELARDSRCIVRYERRIQRPLLPGGAEGV, from the coding sequence GTGATCACGATCCACCTGCGCTATCAGATCGACCCGTCGCTCCTGGACGTGTTCACCGACTACGCCACCCGGTGGATGGCCCTGGTCGACCGCTTCGGCGGGCAGCACCACGGCTACTTCCTCCCGGCGGAGGGGGACAGCGACGAGGCCTTCGCGCTCTTCACGTTCCCGTCCCTCGCGGACTACGAGCGGTACCGGATCGACTCGCTCACCGACCCGGAGTGCATCGCCGCGTACGAACTGGCGCGGGACTCCCGCTGCATCGTGCGCTACGAGCGGCGGATCCAGCGGCCGCTGCTGCCGGGTGGGGCCGAGGGGGTCTGA